The genomic window GCCCGCTTCTGGCATCAATTTATCCTTAAGGTATAATTCTTTTCCAAAATAAACCATTCGCGCAAGATATGTACGGTCTCTAGGTTTTGGCACAACTTGCTTAGCAAATGAACTAGCGACATCACTCACTAAAAAATTACGATCTAAAGAGTGTGCTATGTAACGTTGAAAGCCGCCATAATATTTATGCTCAGATCCTAAGTAATTATCAAGACTGATAAATAACAAACTATCGGTTAGGATAATCCTATTATTGTAATCAACATCATTAGTTACCGTAAGTACTTTTGGGACCTTGTATTCTGGGAAATAATATTTGATGTGTTTGAATAATTGTACCAGTCCTTCTTCTTCAACTTCAAAACTACGAAAGGCATTACCCACCTCTTGAAACAATTCTATTTGTAGAGAATCCTCCATCTTGGCAATCCAAACACTATCTGGTGCCGGAAACAAGTACGGATACGTTTTACGCAATGCCGGTAACCCCTTCTCGCCAGAAGCGGCAAACTCACGATCAAATCGCGAAATTTTAAGGTCTATCGGTATAGCAGCAATCTCTTCGGCGACCTTATCACTATCATTACAGCTAGAAAGAATGAAAAAAACTGATAATAGTATAAAAATAGGTTTGACCTTGGTAAGTATTTTACAATACATTTTATTATTCACAGTGTTCAACTTATTTTTATGGCAAAGTTAATTGATTTTACTAAATAATTAGAGCGGTATGCAAACGGAAAAGGTAATTGAG from Maribacter aquivivus includes these protein-coding regions:
- the gldB gene encoding gliding motility lipoprotein GldB encodes the protein MYCKILTKVKPIFILLSVFFILSSCNDSDKVAEEIAAIPIDLKISRFDREFAASGEKGLPALRKTYPYLFPAPDSVWIAKMEDSLQIELFQEVGNAFRSFEVEEEGLVQLFKHIKYYFPEYKVPKVLTVTNDVDYNNRIILTDSLLFISLDNYLGSEHKYYGGFQRYIAHSLDRNFLVSDVASSFAKQVVPKPRDRTYLARMVYFGKELYLKDKLMPEAGDDKKIGYSQEEMDWAVANEEPMWRNFIENEYLYSTDNKLNQRFLEPAPFSKFGLELDNESPGRLGRYVGWQIVRAFMNNNDVSIKQLMTMPAEEIFKKSNYKPRN